A single window of Nicotiana tomentosiformis chromosome 1, ASM39032v3, whole genome shotgun sequence DNA harbors:
- the LOC138908948 gene encoding uncharacterized protein, producing the protein MFKRQYEKRSYLNGIIETEEQIADIFTKALSKDHYERNLLELGTILWLFGDGRQAHAQKQQSRVMSSGRAGGGVGIGERVGGGTGPIGGKRNNGAYRLRIGSWNIGTLTGKSIELAKILQKRKVNIACVQETRWVGSKAKNADGYKLWYSGGVEGKNGVGILVDRDLRESVVEVRRVSDRLMAIKLVVGLITLNVISTYAPQVGLDEEVKSGYGEVHGGFGCWVKNGGGTSLLDFARAFELVIVNSIFPKKEEHLITFRSMVAKTQIDYLLLRRCDKGMCEDCKVIPSENLATQLRLLVMDIGILIKRKKRFVRGQPRIRWGALTKDTTLELEGKLAMMGAWKSSGDASGDWWWNDVVQSKVEAKKAAYLKLVESTNEEKMRANRERYKEARREAKVAVTEAKTTAFGQLTKRMPDEWRWSMMIPMYKNKGDIQNCNNYRGIKLLSHTMKVWGKGGGREGKEGGANIR; encoded by the exons ATGTTTAAGAGACAATATGAGAAAAGGTCATATCTCAATGGAATTATCGAGACTGAAGAGCAGATAGCGGATATCTTTACTAAAGCTTTAAGTAAGGATCACTATGAAAGAAACCTACTGGAGCTAG GTACCATTTTGTGGCTGTTTGGTGACGGGAGACAGGCGCACGCGCAAAAGCAGCAAAGCAG ggtcatgtcctcggggagGGCGGGTGGCGGGGTAGGGATTGGGGAAAGGGTCGGGGGTGGGACGGGGCCTATAGGGGGTAAGAGGAATAATGGTGCCTATAGATTAAGAATTGGATCGTGGAATATAGGGacattgacgggtaagtctatagagcTGGCGAAGATTCTCCAGAAAAGAAAGGTAAATATAGCTTGTGTTcaggagactaggtgggtaggatCGAAGGCGAAGAATGCCGACGGGTATAAGTTGTGGTACTCCGGAGGCGTGGAGGGCAAGAACGGAGTGGGTATTTTGGTGGATAGGGATCTTAGAGAGTCAGTGGTAGAGGTTAGGCGTGTGAGTGATAGATTGATGGCGATTAAGTTAGTAGTTGGACTAATCACTCTGAATGTCATTAGCACTTACGCGCCGCAAGTGGGCTTGGATGAGGAGGTTAAAAG TGGCTATGGTGAGGTACATGGTGGCTTCGGCTGTTGGGTTAAGAACGGAGGAGGCACTTCACTGTTGGATTTTGCTAGAGCTTTTGAGTTGGTGATCGTGAACTCTATTTTTCCGAAGAAGGAGGAGCATTTGATTACTTTCCGGAGTATGGTGGctaagactcagattgattatcttctcctcaggaggtgtgataAGGGGATGTGCGAGGATTGTAAGGTGatcccgagtgagaacctcgCGACACAGCTTAGACTCTTGGTGATGGACATCGGTATCTTgataaagaggaagaagaggTTTGTACGGGGTCAACCAaggatcaggtggggagccttgactAAGGATACTACGCTGGAGTTGGAAGGGAAGTTGGCGATGATGGGAGCCTGGAAGAGTAGTGGAGATGCTAGCG gcgactggtggtggaatgacgtGGTCCAGagtaaagtggaagcaaagaaagCGGCTTACCTTAAGTTAGTGGAGAGCACCAATGAGGAGAAGATGAGAGCGAATAGAGAAAGGTATAAGGAAGCTAGGAGGGAGGCAAAAGtagcggtcacagaggctaagacgaCTGCGTTTGGGCAGCT gacgaagaggatgccagatgagtggaggtggagtatgaTGATCCCGATGTACAAGAACAAAGGGGATATCCagaattgtaacaactataggggtattaagttactaagtcataccatgaaagtttggggaAAAGGTGGTGGAAGGGAAGGTAAGGAGGGAGGTGCCAATATCAgataa